cgttagtatttaatgaattaaaaataaatggattatatttattttgttttttaaaataatatattttttgtttcatttttcttacatgtttcttaattatattttgtatcatACACAAAGTATATAAATTCTTAcatacataaatttttatttattttaaatattatcttctcttatatttaaataatgatAAATCAAAGAATTACATAAATATGAAACTGAGATAGAGACAAGtataagataaaaaagaaagaagaacaaaTAAACTTGtagatatcttatatatatatatctatcagATAAAGttaagaacaaaataaaatttgtaaataaatttatttaaaactcTGAAAATATcgatattaattttaaaattattcaaaaataagatttttggcaatgaatttttattattataatatacattttgttctcacaaaatataatgttaatggaaatgactgtttttttttttgacatcgaaaggctattctattactcaaacttgagatGGTCTgtgtaaccagaccggaatagaacaaccaaagtaGCAAATAGATCTATGAAAAGTACGAGCACTCCTAGCTAAAGAATCAGCTAACATATTTTCAGTTCTTGGTACGTAGAAAATCTTGAAGTCTGAATAGCATAACTTGATCGTATGAATCATCTCCAATTCAGTTGCGAAAGTAGGCCAAGCTTGCGGTTCCGTCAGCATTGCAATCAGGTCTTTGCAGTCCGTGCCAAATCTCTGACAATCCGAGTGTTGCAACATTGTTTCCATTGCCCATCTTAAAGCCTCCAGCTCCGAGTGTAAAGCTGACTCCCTCCTCCTCAGGTTCCGCATCCCCAGTAGCTTTGTCGACCCCGTACTATCTTTCCATACCCATCCAATCTCACTATACATATCAGTAGAGGTTCATGAACCATCTATCATGCAAATCTCACCCAAGCTTAGGACTTGAGGCTCATGGAAATGACTGTTTACAGAGATTATTTTCTATGATTTGTTAAGTTTACcatcaaataaattttcaagAGAAATGACATTTTTTGAAGAAacaacaatataaaaattaacgAAAACGAAAGTGAATATTCTGGGAGATGTATACTTAGAACAATGGAGGGTTTCAAATATAATCTCAAccgaactatttttttatattttatg
This genomic stretch from Raphanus sativus cultivar WK10039 chromosome 3, ASM80110v3, whole genome shotgun sequence harbors:
- the LOC130509931 gene encoding uncharacterized protein LOC130509931, yielding MYSEIGWVWKDSTGSTKLLGMRNLRRRESALHSELEALRWAMETMLQHSDCQRFGTDCKDLIAMLTEPQAWPTFATELEMIHTIKLCYSDFKIFYVPRTENMLADSLARSARTFHRSICYFGCSIPVWLHRPSQV